A window of the Nocardia sp. NBC_01329 genome harbors these coding sequences:
- a CDS encoding MoaD/ThiS family protein, translating to MVEVRYFAAVADAVGKDTETLDLPAGATIADLRSRLADTYGPDLDKMLGVCAYLMGDELTRDTAALLTPRVDVMPPFAGG from the coding sequence GTGGTTGAGGTCCGCTACTTCGCCGCCGTGGCCGACGCGGTCGGCAAGGACACCGAAACCCTGGACCTGCCCGCCGGCGCCACGATCGCCGACCTCCGTTCCCGGCTGGCCGATACCTACGGCCCGGATCTGGATAAGATGCTCGGTGTCTGTGCCTATCTGATGGGTGACGAACTGACCCGGGACACCGCCGCGCTGTTGACACCGCGGGTGGATGTCATGCCTCCCTTCGCGGGCGGCTGA
- the moaA gene encoding GTP 3',8-cyclase MoaA: protein MTLVEMGIPTVRSGRPSLDGRPETPLLVDRFGRIARDLRVSITEKCSLRCTYCMPEEGLPAIPAEELLTAAEIVRLVGLAVGELGVREVRFTGGEPLMRRDLEEIVAGCHAAVPAVPLAMTSNGIGLRHRAAGLAAAGLSRVNISLDTVDRLGFARLTRRDRLDSAMSGIRAAGAAGLAPVKVNAVLMRQTLDGAADLLRWCLDEGCELRFIEEMPLDADHEWARANMVTAAELLEVLGTRFRLTAVGRDDPSAPAETWLVDGGPATVGIIASVTRKFCDTCDRTRLTADGMLRSCLFSDQEFDLRASLRAGASDEELAQLWRGAMWQKWAGHGIDAADFVPPERTMGAIGG, encoded by the coding sequence GTGACGCTGGTCGAAATGGGGATCCCCACCGTGCGGTCCGGGCGCCCCTCTCTCGATGGGCGTCCGGAAACACCGCTGCTGGTGGATCGATTCGGCCGGATCGCGCGGGACCTGCGGGTGTCCATTACGGAGAAGTGCTCGCTGCGCTGCACGTACTGCATGCCCGAGGAAGGTCTGCCCGCGATCCCGGCCGAAGAACTGCTCACCGCCGCGGAGATCGTCCGCCTGGTCGGGCTGGCGGTGGGCGAACTGGGTGTCCGCGAGGTGCGGTTCACCGGTGGTGAACCGCTGATGCGCCGCGATCTGGAGGAGATCGTGGCCGGCTGTCACGCGGCCGTGCCGGCGGTACCGCTGGCCATGACCTCGAACGGGATAGGGCTGCGTCATCGCGCCGCCGGTCTGGCGGCCGCCGGGCTGAGCCGGGTCAACATCTCCCTGGACACCGTGGACCGCCTGGGTTTCGCCCGGTTGACCAGGCGCGACCGGCTGGACTCCGCGATGTCGGGTATTCGCGCCGCCGGTGCGGCCGGGCTGGCGCCGGTGAAGGTGAACGCGGTCCTCATGCGGCAGACCCTGGACGGTGCCGCGGATCTGCTCCGCTGGTGCCTCGACGAGGGTTGTGAACTGCGGTTCATCGAGGAAATGCCGCTCGACGCCGACCACGAATGGGCGCGCGCGAATATGGTGACCGCCGCCGAACTACTCGAGGTGCTCGGCACCCGTTTCCGGCTCACCGCCGTCGGCCGGGACGATCCGTCGGCGCCGGCGGAGACCTGGCTGGTGGACGGCGGTCCCGCGACCGTCGGCATCATCGCCTCGGTGACCCGGAAATTCTGCGATACCTGCGACCGCACCCGGCTCACCGCCGACGGTATGCTGCGCTCCTGCCTGTTCAGTGATCAGGAGTTCGACCTGCGGGCGAGTCTGCGCGCCGGTGCGAGCGACGAGGAACTCGCGCAGTTGTGGCGGGGTGCCATGTGGCAGAAATGGGCGGGCCACGGTATCGATGCCGCGGACTTCGTCCCCCCGGAACGCACGATGGGAGCAATAGGTGGTTGA
- a CDS encoding YciI family protein, translating to MYYLALLTGREDESVARPGTAEFDAEVAQYAAFDARVGEVIAGGAALYPADTAITVRRDGGTTLVTDGPFAEHAEVVGGFYVFDVADLDEAIALARHLPAAATGAVELRPLVQWLPHGEPGADWWMALLWEHADSVAAPGTSEWESAVAEHERFGARAGAAIRGGGALRPPATATTVRSGPDTPLITDGPFTESAEVVAGLYLFAAPDASSATELAALIPIGHKGGTEVRRVVDLSG from the coding sequence ATGTACTACCTGGCTCTGTTGACCGGCCGCGAGGACGAATCCGTCGCGCGACCGGGTACGGCCGAGTTCGACGCGGAAGTCGCGCAGTACGCGGCGTTCGACGCGCGGGTGGGTGAGGTCATCGCCGGTGGCGCGGCGCTGTATCCCGCCGATACCGCGATCACTGTCCGTCGCGACGGTGGGACGACGCTGGTCACCGACGGCCCGTTCGCGGAACACGCCGAGGTGGTGGGCGGGTTCTACGTATTCGATGTGGCCGATCTCGACGAGGCGATAGCACTGGCCCGCCATTTACCCGCCGCTGCCACCGGAGCGGTCGAACTCCGGCCGCTGGTGCAGTGGCTGCCGCACGGCGAACCGGGCGCGGACTGGTGGATGGCTCTGCTGTGGGAGCACGCCGATTCGGTGGCTGCTCCGGGCACCTCCGAATGGGAGTCCGCGGTGGCCGAGCACGAGCGTTTCGGTGCGCGGGCCGGGGCGGCGATCCGCGGTGGCGGCGCGCTGCGACCACCCGCGACGGCGACCACGGTCCGCTCCGGGCCGGATACGCCGCTGATCACCGACGGTCCTTTCACCGAATCCGCAGAGGTGGTCGCCGGTCTCTACCTGTTCGCGGCACCGGACGCGAGCTCGGCCACGGAACTCGCCGCGCTCATCCCGATCGGCCACAAGGGCGGCACCGAGGTGCGACGGGTGGTCGATCTGAGCGGGTGA